One window of Novosphingobium sp. P6W genomic DNA carries:
- the ahpF gene encoding alkyl hydroperoxide reductase subunit F has product MLDPALKQQLSQYLAMLREPIELVASLGDDGKSTETRELLTTIASLSDKVTATFDGDDARRPSFIIRRASDASAWVRFAGLPLGHEFTSLVLALLWTGGHPPKVSDEVLEQIRLLEGSTDFEMYFSLSCHNCPDVVQALTLISLNNPHVNATLIEGGTFQAEVEERGVMAVPAVFLNGKMWGSGKMSVEEILTKLDTGADAKAAAKLAEKKPFEVLIVGGGPAGAAASVYTARKGFSTGIAAERFGGQVQDTMGIENFISVPYTEGPKLAAALEAHVAEYDIDVMNLQRAEKLIPATELGGYHEVVFANGASLKARSLVLTTGARWRNLGVPGEEQYKNKGVAYCPHCDGPLFKGKRVAVIGGGNSGVEAAIDLANIVGHVTLIEFDAKLRADQVLVDKLASMKNVDIFTSAQTTEVEGDGEKVNALVYKNRETGVEHKVELEGVFVQIGLVPNTEWLKDSGVELTPRGEIVIDEKAATNLPGIFAAGDVTTVPYKQIIIAMGEGSKAALSAFDYLIRNEAPEEIAQAAQQAA; this is encoded by the coding sequence ATGCTCGACCCCGCCCTGAAGCAACAGCTCTCGCAATACCTCGCCATGCTGCGCGAGCCGATCGAGCTGGTCGCCTCACTGGGCGACGACGGCAAGTCCACCGAAACGCGCGAGTTGCTGACCACCATCGCCTCGCTCTCGGACAAGGTCACCGCCACTTTCGACGGCGATGATGCGCGCCGTCCCAGCTTCATCATCCGCCGCGCCTCCGACGCAAGCGCCTGGGTGCGCTTCGCCGGCCTGCCGCTCGGCCATGAATTCACCTCGCTGGTCCTCGCTCTGCTGTGGACCGGCGGCCATCCGCCCAAGGTTTCCGACGAGGTTCTGGAACAGATCCGCCTGCTGGAAGGCAGCACCGATTTCGAGATGTACTTCTCGCTCTCGTGCCACAACTGCCCCGATGTGGTGCAGGCGCTGACGCTGATCTCGCTGAACAACCCGCACGTCAACGCGACGCTGATCGAAGGTGGCACGTTCCAGGCCGAAGTCGAGGAGCGCGGCGTCATGGCCGTTCCCGCCGTCTTCCTGAACGGCAAGATGTGGGGCTCGGGCAAGATGAGCGTTGAGGAAATCCTCACCAAGCTCGACACCGGCGCCGACGCCAAGGCGGCTGCGAAGCTGGCAGAAAAGAAGCCTTTCGAGGTTCTGATCGTCGGCGGCGGACCTGCCGGGGCCGCAGCATCGGTCTACACCGCGCGCAAGGGCTTCTCGACCGGCATAGCCGCCGAACGCTTCGGCGGGCAGGTGCAGGACACCATGGGTATCGAGAATTTCATCTCGGTTCCCTATACCGAAGGCCCCAAGCTGGCCGCCGCGCTGGAAGCCCACGTCGCTGAATACGACATCGACGTAATGAACCTCCAGCGCGCCGAGAAGCTGATCCCGGCCACCGAATTGGGCGGCTATCACGAAGTGGTGTTCGCCAACGGCGCTTCGCTGAAGGCCCGCAGCCTGGTGCTGACCACCGGTGCGCGCTGGCGCAACCTGGGTGTTCCCGGCGAGGAGCAGTACAAGAACAAGGGCGTGGCCTATTGCCCTCACTGCGACGGCCCGCTGTTCAAGGGCAAGCGCGTAGCGGTGATCGGCGGCGGCAACTCCGGCGTGGAGGCGGCGATCGACCTGGCCAACATCGTCGGCCATGTCACGCTGATCGAATTCGACGCCAAGCTGCGCGCCGACCAGGTTCTGGTCGACAAGCTGGCCTCGATGAAGAACGTCGATATCTTCACCTCCGCCCAGACCACCGAGGTCGAAGGCGACGGCGAGAAGGTCAATGCGCTGGTCTACAAGAACCGCGAGACGGGCGTTGAACACAAGGTCGAGCTGGAAGGCGTGTTCGTCCAGATCGGTCTGGTGCCCAATACCGAATGGCTGAAGGACAGCGGCGTGGAACTGACGCCGCGCGGCGAGATCGTCATCGACGAGAAGGCCGCCACCAACCTGCCCGGCATCTTCGCGGCAGGCGACGTGACCACGGTGCCGTACAAGCAGATCATCATCGCCATGGGCGAAGGTTCGAAAGCGGCACTGTCCGCATTCGACTACCTGATCCGCAACGAGGCGCCCGAGGAAATCGCACAGGCTGCCCAACAGGCCGCCTGA
- the ahpC gene encoding alkyl hydroperoxide reductase subunit C produces MGIVGSTIKPFKNTAFQQGKDFFDVTEADIAGKWAVFFFYPADFTFVCPTELEDLGEQYATLQGLGVEVYGVSTDTHFSHKAWHDTSETIGKLTYAFLGDQNHALTNNFGVLREGVGLADRATFVVDPDGVIQLVEITPEGVGRNAKELVRKIKAAKYWREHPGQVCPAKWEEGGETLAPSLDLVGKI; encoded by the coding sequence ATGGGTATCGTCGGCAGCACCATCAAGCCGTTCAAGAACACCGCCTTTCAGCAGGGCAAGGACTTCTTTGACGTCACCGAGGCGGACATCGCCGGCAAGTGGGCCGTGTTCTTCTTCTACCCGGCGGACTTCACTTTCGTGTGCCCCACCGAACTGGAAGACCTCGGCGAGCAGTACGCCACCCTTCAGGGCCTGGGCGTCGAAGTGTACGGCGTTTCGACCGACACGCACTTCAGCCACAAGGCATGGCACGACACGTCGGAGACCATCGGCAAGCTCACCTACGCATTCCTGGGCGACCAGAACCACGCCCTGACCAACAACTTCGGCGTTCTGCGCGAAGGCGTTGGCCTTGCTGACCGTGCCACCTTCGTGGTCGATCCGGACGGCGTGATCCAGCTGGTCGAAATCACCCCCGAGGGCGTGGGCCGCAATGCCAAGGAACTCGTCCGCAAGATCAAGGCGGCCAAGTACTGGCGTGAGCACCCCGGCCAGGTTTGCCCGGCAAAGTGGGAAGAAGGCGGCGAGACGCTGGCTCCTTCGCTCGACCTCGTCGGCAAGATCTAA